A region of the Archocentrus centrarchus isolate MPI-CPG fArcCen1 unplaced genomic scaffold, fArcCen1 scaffold_24_ctg1, whole genome shotgun sequence genome:
GTTTAAGAACACACTCACCAGTTCTGGAGTGGCACTGCCCACTAGTGACACttcacacacaacacacccTGCAGTCTTCACTCATTTATTGGGAGCTCGGCTGATACGACATCACAGTATTGGCTGATGTTTCTTAAATACATACACAACTGCACTAAAGTAATCATCTTCAAGTGTACTGATCTACTGTTATAGAGATTAGTTAGCAGGAGATGCTGAGCTGATTTCCACGGGACAGGATTGTCACAGTCTAATTTAAGCATTAAAAGCTGAGATATCATCCGAACATTGGTTAAAACATCTGCACGAGTACCGTGGCAAACGCCACCGTGCAGCACTTTAGTAAAGAAGACAGGAATGTTCTGTACCAGCAAACCCACAGGAATGGTCctcgccacacacacacacacacacacacacacacacacacacacacacacacacacgcacgcacgtacacacacacacacgacagaATGACAAGGCATCTGTGTTATGGGAAATCTGTCCAGTTCCACAAGGATTCATGGAATTAAAGCACAACATTAATATGGATGTTCCTCCTGGAGAGAGTTCCTCTACATGTCCTGCATGAAACTGCTGGCAGCGGCAGAGCAGAGGCTAAACTGAGCCCAGAACTAACTCACTTCTCCGCCTCTGTGGCTTTGAGAAAACAGCCCGCCTTCCTTCACTCTTAAAAGCACCCGCCCGCCTTAGCTGGCTGCAGGTTCTGgagagctggtggaggtggatgAGGCCGAGGCCAGCCTTTCCTGGCTGTTCCCCACCACGCCTCCGATCACCTTCCACTGAAGGATGCAGGTGTCCTTCCCGCCGATGGAGAGCAGGTGAGAGTCACTGTGTGTGAAGCAGACGTTGGTGACGTGGCTGCCGTGGCCCTCGTACTTGTGGCTCGGTGCCTGAAGAGAAAATAAGCAAACGAGTCCGCTTTGGTTTAGAGGAAAGCCGGTCGTCCTCCACCTCCTCGTCTTTCCAGAGGAGGATAAATTGAAATGTTCCTAAATCTTAAAACAGGCttgctttaattattttattttaatttaaagaagaAGCTGAAATAAAGCAGACGTGGGAGTGTTACCTTGAGTTTGGGGCAGGGGTACTGGAACAGGTGAACCTTGCAGAAGTCATCAGCCACAGCCACCATCTTCTCGCTGTGAGAGCGGCACAGCGCGTTTATGTCTGTGCCGTCTGAGCCTTCCAGCCACACACCTGAACACCACAGCACCACACTCAGCGCGATCACAGAACTCTACCGTGTTGATGAATAGCAAACATTTTGCTTGGTGTTTCTCACCCATCACGTGGAAGCCCAGCACGCAGGTGTAAGAGGCCCACTCTCTGTCCTTGCTCTCAAAGCGGTTCCTCAGCAGCTTGCAGCCTGATGCTATGTCCCCTGGTGAAACACAGTCAGAGTTAGATGGGCGAGCTTTGTTTGTTCCCATCCAGTCATGGATGGCCTTCCTGTAAAGTGCTGGATGCTCACTCACAGTAAAGGATCTCATAGTCGCCTGAATTCGACATGATGTACTTCCCGTCTTTGGACCAGTCCAGGTGAGTGATGAAGCTGGAGTGGCCCTGATTGGACAGAAGAGCAGACAGTGCCACCTTTGTTAGAGCTTTTGGCAAAGCATTTATTCAGGATTTTCCTCGCTGTCAGCAAATTCCATGAAGTAGCTTTATAGGCCCCCATACTGTCTTTGGTTTACTGCTCCATACCataaattacacataaaaagTGGACGGAGTTTCCATGGCACTAAAAGTGAAGTGCCttaacctgcattctttctaacagCCAGCACAGGTGACTCAATCATTTACGACTCACACAGTAAATGACCCAACTGTGTTTAGTTTACAGTCTCATTCACTACAATGGGGTCACTTTGTAAATGATGGTCCCATTAAGgttaataaaacatgtttgagCAGGTAAAGGTGATTTAGGGCAGGTCTACTTTGTGACTACAAGTTTCCACTGTCTGAGTACACAGTGGGCCTCAGTTTTGCAGTCAGACCCTCTTCATTGCTCATCACGTcttgttttaaatataaaaccaaGAGCTAATGACACATCCTGTTTATACAGTAGCAGTAGAGCTCTAGCTTGTTCTGAGCAGGACACGCTGCAGGTTCATCCATTCACTGCAATGACATGACCGTTCATGTGTGGGGCAGCTAACAGGAAGCTGGGCTGACTGGAGATGAAGGCTAATGTGCATGAACGTCACTCCATCAGGAGGAGCACTGTGGTCTCCAGCAACAGATTAATCCCCGCTTGGTGTTCCAGTTTGTATTTCTGGGAGCAGGTAATGTATGAAAGCCTgcggagtgtgtgtctgtgttaatgAAGGGAGACGTCACTGCGCCGACAGCTGTGATTTGTAATAATATGTGGACAACAGTAACACTCTGTGGCACAAAGCAGGAGCGTTGCTTTACATCTGCACACATTTGTGGACAAGAAGGGGAAACACTGCACACGACCGGACTTGGATTTGATGGTGATGTGCTTTAATTTGTTGGCCGACAACCTCGGATCAAGTGAAAATCCATGAAATAAATGTACCAGTTTAACTCACGTTGCATTTTCCACAGCGGCTGTAACGTCGGCCGCTCTCCGTCACATGGTAGATGTAGATGAAGTTGTCATGAGATCCCACGGCCAGGAAGCTGCCATCTGAAAAAACAAGGGGTCATTCAGAGACGGAGAGGGGATTTCCACCCCGTCTTTGGTGCATGCCAACCCCCTCGCTCTGTTCATTTCCTGTCATCTCTCTGGTGTCTACTCTGACAAATAAACGAAACCAGAGCCCAAATAACTGTGGCTGAGCTTTGTTTATGACCATCATTTCTTTGGCTTCCTGAATttcagtaataaataaaaaactgtgcTTTAGAGTATGCATCTTATCTGGGAACAATagcttgacaaaaaaaacaaaaaaacaccttaaagtTTGCAGGAATATTtcaaaatgcatgtttttattgtgtgaagCAGCTCATTAACCACATGCTTGGACATGAACACAGCCTGCTCGGATCATCTCCTACCTGATGTCTGTTGTGTAACTCTAGATATGACAACTGACCTGGTGAATATCTCATGACAGACAGCTGCTCATTCCCGTCAGTGGACTCAGAAACCACCTCCCTGGTCAGCAGGTCAAggaccatccacctgtcagtgttACAGGGGGGGGTGGAGGAGGGTCAGCAGGATACAGGCACAGATCAGTGTTTCCCCAAACGTGCTTTATCACATCCTTTGCGTCTTATCAGGTGGCTGAGCAGGTTTAGGATGGCTTGTAGCAAAAGGGTTTAGTTTagttctgtgtgcatgtgtcattCTTCACGCAGTGAACTGAGGAACGGCTCCCAGGCCTGCACACAAACTCATGTATTTAACTGACAGAAGGTGTCAGTTTTTGGTCATGTGATAAAAGTGTGTCCATACTGAGACGTTCACAGCCAGTTTTCACTGGCTGTGGTTTTGGCTGAGCTGCAGGGGACGGGTGGAGCAGAGGGTTCGGGGCAGTGCCAGGAGAGGCCGGCTGCCACAGCTGTCGGTCATTATCTCATCACGTCTCTCCTATTTATGCAGCAGCGCGCTGGGGCCGcgggtgggtgtgtgggtgtgtgtggagtCGCCGGAGGGCTGACCGAGCAGACTGGACAACATATTGAGAGCCATTCAAAGCAGCGTGTGAACACAAGAATAAAGAAGCGAGCATAGCGAGTccagcggtgtgtgtgtgtgtgtgtgctacagTCTCGAAGCTGTTTTTGGAGATTTGCAACAGAATTGATTTTTGATCAGCTGATAAAATAATTGGAAACCTTGGAGAATCTGCTGAACAGCTCCATGATTTCCTGTAATAACACGTgtcataacaaaaataaaatatctgcaCATAAGCTTATTTTATGACTCACTGTAATCGTTGCAGTGAGGTGTTCGGTGCACAGACAGCAAACAGGAGAGAACGGGCAGGTTTCTTTTCTTGGCCTCTGAAGTGTGAAGCTTGAAGATGTTAACACATTATTTGTGATTTTGATCCAATTAATGGCAGATTTAccacaaatccaaatttgtgtgaTGTGTCAGGAAAAGCTCTTTTTGCATTTCGTGATAATACTATTGGTCCTCGGTGTTTTGAACAATCTGGGGGTGTAATTACTGGCTCGTCTTCCTGTAATGAAACCTGTTTTGATTAATGGGGATTGTTGGAGGAGTTTTCTTCTTTCGTCTGCTCTCTTTAGGGGACCaccttcctccatctcaccctatcccagcatccttctctgtcacaccaactctctgcatgtccttcactacatccatgaatcttctctggggttttcctcttttcctcctgcctggcagctccgtCTTCATCACCCTTCATTCAATACATCCACTATCGCTcccctgcacatgtccaaaccagctctgcctctctaactgtccctctgatggactcatttccaatcctgtccatcctgctcactcccagtcTTCAACTCTGCAgcctccagctcggcctcctgtctttttgtcagtccaccatctccaaaccatccatcatagcaggtctcacaaCCATCTTCTAAACTgtccctttcactcttgttgCAGTCCTACTAACACacatcacccctgacactcatctccacccactccactctgCCTgccctctcttcttcacctctcttgtgcacctgtctgttgctttgaatGGTTGACCACAGGAGCTTTAACTCATCTGCTttcactacctctactccttgcaGCCTCACTATTaccacctgtctctctctctctcattcacactcaTGTATTCTATCTTatttctactgactttcattcctcttctctccagagcatacctccacctctccaggctctcctccacctgctccctgctctcactacagagTACAATGTTATCTGTAAACAtcacagtccacagagactcctgcctgacctcatctgtcagcctgtccatcaccatcacaaacaggaaggggctcagagcagatccctgatgaaatcccaccccccaccttgaatccatctgtcactcctactgcgCACCtcacctctgtctctctgtcctcgTACATGTCCTGCTCCAACCTCACATACGTCCCCTGCCTTCCTCATCCTATCATCAGCTTTCtctggatccacaaagacacagtgaagctccttctgaccttctctaacgtctccatcaacactctcagaGCAAATATCACATCTGTGgagctctttctcagcatgaagccaccctactgctcactgatcatcacctctcttcttcatcaagcttcaacaactctttcccacatCTCCAAGGTATGGCTCATtaactttttctctctgtggatTAAAGGTGGAGTCACAATTCCAACTCTGGCAGACGGTGCTCTGTTAATGATTTTTATGTCAGTATATGGGGCAGATATGAGGCAATAACTAGTGAGTATTACTCTAATATTCTCAGTTTTAGTGTATGGTGGAACTTTAGCATTTTGTATGAGTTATTGTGTCATTCTGAGAAATAACAGGGAGACTGTAAAAGTCAGAAGGGAAACCATCTGGACATATTATCATGAGGGCTTTGTGAAATTCTTCTGCAGGGGAGACTTTTCTACTGCTTCTGCTTGTTCTTCTGTCATTGTTGTAAGACTAATTTCTGGAATTCATTTGGGACATGGTTTACTGTCTGATGTGTACAATTTAGGGTAGAATATTTCAAGTATTTTTAggatttttcagtttcaaactggtcctgggtgggGAGCAAGATGAAGAACACTTCAGACAGCCCCTATAAGAAGCAAGAAAGCAggttaccctgcctgggatagggttactgagACCCCACCCTGAGAAGGGGCTCATGGTATTGCGTTTAGAGGCAAGTCCATTAGGCTTCTTcataatcgtatcatcagatctgagGCCGTATGTTCAGagcactcaggtgaagagaggagctaagCTGTcgactgatcaccacctggtggtgagttgaatCAGGCAGCAGTGGGAGATACTGGACTGACCTGGGCGCACCTAAACGCAgcgtgagggtgcactgggaacacctggcagaggctCTATGTACGCAGCAGACGGTGACTGTGGAGAGTTTTGCTAGTCGCTGTACCTGCTAACACTTCCttgtttgagaaacactgcattagtcaaacctcggattcaggagactgtgcagttttcatcctgTATCTCagaaccagctctttatcctctcgaggatatttcagtgtgtgtgggagtttacCCACCCAGTGTCAAGTGTTTTGTGGCCTTAGAGAAAGCCTTTGACTGTGTCCCTCAGTGTATCCTGTTTGGGGTTCTTCGAGAGTATGGGCTGTCCGGCCCATTGCTGAGAGCCACTCGGTCCTTGTACAACTGCTGAAAGAGCTGAATGGTAAACGGATCAgttcttatatagagcttttctactctgtcgaTTTACCAGGTGATCTACGTCCCTACTCTCACATACACTcggtgaggccaatccctttctGATGTCGCCtggaaacatttgggtttgacattaaaaaaaaaaaaaaaaatcaatatgagacagAAGAGCAACATCTCAGTCATGTTAAACTGATTAAGGtggttaaatattttgtttcttttagccATGATTAAGCTTGTATTCattcacttttttaaatatatattttttgcccTTTGCCTTTATTAGATATTGGAGAGTGGAGAGGAAGACAAGGAGAAAGAATCAGGGAAGAAACGCAGCAATGGGCCTCTGGTCAGACTGCCTGCTCACCCCCGTGAGCTAAACTGGCACCCAATCAACTGTCTATAAGGACCTGTCTGATGGCATGTACGTGGTGAGAGGGAGAAGGGAAGGACAGCTGccggcagcaacagcagcaaccgTTATAAACCGATAAACTGAGCGTGGTAACAGTGCTGCAGAAGTTTACCTACCCTCATCATGGACTTGTGGTCATTTTAGGCTTTTAATGATtcctttgaactgttctttttcagggtggtgattgtaCAGCATGAATCTTTAAGGACTTTAAAAAgcaagaactgggtgcacagATTTGAacttattttgcattttctctggGGTGCTGGGGTGACTCAGAggatgagcaggtgaccatcAATGCCGCAGTTCTCAGTGTTGAGCTTAGAGCACTTAATGtgtaactgctgctgttttaccTTCCTGTGCTGAGGCCGACTGAAACCACGGATCCATTGGGGCAGAAATCAGCACACAGGCCGTACTCCTGCCAGAGACACGCAGGAATTCATCCAAACTGAAAATGTCTTGAATATAAAAGAAGAACTTCAAGAATCAGGGTTGCATCAGGAGCAGTGAGCCCTACCTCCAGGGTGATACACCAGTCCAGCTTGTGCGTCTCTGTGTTCCACAAACACACCTGCCTGtcatggccacaggtgaggAAGATGTTCTGAGAGGGGTGAGTAGCCAGTCCCCACATCTCATCAACATGCccctgagaaacacacacacacacacacacacgcacacaagcaACAACATCAGCACTGAGGCTTAAATGTTGCTCCAGAAATATCTCATAGGCAGAGAGCTGTACTACTGGACACCTCTCTGAGCACCCTTGTTGGTCGTTTAAACCTGTGAGTGGCTTCTATGACACGGTGGTTTCTAATGATTTGCCAGTGGTGCTTTAGGCTACAGCATTCTGTGTACTGTGAGagtgcagtttgttttccacAAATACACCGAGCTGTGCTCAGCGGGCCAAATTCCAGTGGTCAGCTGAGACATTTCTAAAATTCTGATGCCAGCTGCAGTCTCAACACACTGCATCAATTACATGTACTAAAGGGCCACTTTGACCCCCTATAAAAACCAGGttttatatctatatatagaaACACCCACTGCTCAAAATTACTACAGACGTTCTtagctcctccctgagcctggttctgctggaggtttcttcctgttaaaagggagtttttccttcccactactTTACAAATAAAGTTGTTACTGTTATCATTATCATATTATTATTGCTTTGTGGTCGGGGTTTCAGGCTCCCATAATTGACACATCCATAGCATCAGTAAAACTGTATGATGTGACAGCATGTTTGACAGCTGTCCTGTTGAGGAGAGCCACCTCTAGCTGTTAAAGCTAACCCGGCAAATGTCGGGTTAGCTTTAACAGTATTTTGACCCAGCTGTCACACACGCTAATCACTGGCTATGGGGAGCGGTGGGGGCTGGTTAATTGCAGAGGCAGCCACATGTACCAAGGTGTCCCAGGAGCCTGACATCAACAACCAGACTGGTAGAAGAAGGACACCAGCTGCTGGTGTCATGGGCAGTTGTGCTTAATGCCTCCCAATAAGCTTGTTCAATAACTCCAGTCAGCCAGGCAGAAGGTACTCATCTCGCCCCTTATCCCATTACGTGGAAAGCACAGTGCACAGAAAGCCCTGGGCCAACAGCTACTTAAGCTCAGGGAGCATCATAAAGCTGTATTTGCCACAGTGAAGTGGTGACTGGGACAGTCCACAGTTACAGGAATTTTCCATCCAATCACAACAGTACAAACCTGTCAAAGTGACTCATGCTCGATGAATAATGTTACAATATTCAACAGTATGTAAAATGTTATCAGCGTGTTCCCCCTACACTTTTATTCAGGCAAATCTTATTATGTCCCACTTTGTAAGACTGCAAACAACAGGAAGCTCTAAAATGAGGCTTCCTTTAATACGTGCAGCAAACATATGAGCTGAAATGTCTCAGGCTAAATGTCAGAGCCTGACCGACAGCGAGGTTGATGCTGGGTCATCGTTTTAGAAAGTAAAAAGCAGTAAAGAAATTTTGATAGTGTTACAGGTTTGAATTTGAGCCCCACAGCTGCGTGGTTACGTTAAAGATCACTTTGCACATTAAGAATGACGCTAAGTGAGATTAACTGGGACCCAAAGGGGCCAAACGTGTGACGCTGCTCTGTTAAATGTGCTGCACACGGTGCTGATGGGACTGTAAATGCTGCAGGACAAACTCTCACGACGCCATGTTCCTAATTAAGCACCATGGTCTGCAGCACGGTTACCATGATGCGTTCACTTTCAGCTCACTGCGTGATACGGAAACCGAAGCTCTGAGTGTTACTCCGGCAAAAACACTACTTGTTAGAGCTCACTCACCCAAAGTAAATATTTTactaaaaaaatgcagcaaagtgGTTCTAAAAGAGCCTCAGCAGGATTAAAGCCAGAACACAGACTCCCATTCAAAGCTCCTCTATACGCGAACTGCTCCCTGTATCACCGGCATCCTGAGACGCACTATGTTAGGGAGTCCTCGCTAGAGAAAAATGGGTATTCCTTAACCTGTTGGCAACTGGTTGCtgggctgctggtggctgtACAGTCTCGCACCATAAACCTGGTTGCAATTGCTTAGGCCACGGTTGCCTGTATTTCACTGGAAAGTGTGACGCAAACCAGGAACAAAGACAGTTTGGCTCCAAAGTAAAAAATTGCTCCTTCtgacatttttactttaaaaagcgGAGCAAACGTTCCCTGTTCTCCATTTAcagtcacactttttcaagtttcaccgTCGAACGGCAAagagttggtgagtgtttgcagacaggtcagtgtcttccatgcaaactatgggcaactgtggcaatctgctagtgcCCAAAGGAATTGCAAGGAGGCTTTTTAGAGCAGCACCCTCTTTGATTTCACAGCCAGGCACCTCCCATAACCCCTCTCCAACTCCTAGGGGGCGTATACATTTTCCCCAGTGGCCGGAGGTTGCCAACCAGACTGACTGAGGCTTTAATTGTGCACCGTGTATTTGCTTATCTGCAATTTTATCTCTTGGTACTACAACAATTCTCAGCGAGCATGTGAAAACTGAACACTAATGTTATTAGCATACCTGCACTATGGCCACAAAGCCGTCTGAGAAGGTTCCTCTGAGAATGGCATTTCGAGTCGTACCAACCAGCAGCTCCTCTTCGTCCATGTCTGCAATGGTGCGGACTGCCCCGAACTGTTCTGGAATCTGGACAAACGCTATTAATCAACAAGCCTCTTCCCTCTTGTCTGAAAGGCACTTCACAAAGCTCTCTagctgtctcacacacacacacacacacacacgcgcgcgcgcgcacgcacacacagctgtagttcacctcacactctctctcaggTGCCAGGTCAGCGCTCCAGCGGATTATCTTACGGTCCTTCCCTCCTCCACTGAGCAGACCTCCTCCGTGCAGGGTGCACAGGGTGAACACGCTGCCTTCGTGTGCTTTGGTCTGTCGCATGATCTGGAAGGTTTCTGTGGGACCAAATAAAACAGGCTGTCACAGCACACAAAAATTCACTTAATCGGAAAAACCATTGGTAAATAAAAAGAACTTAAACCCttccaaaattaaaaacaatacagCCACAAATACACTGTAGTTCTAATTTACTGACCCTTAAAGCTTCTGAGTAGCTAACACGCATCACTTGAGTCAAATGAAGGCGCACTTGTGGACATGCACGCCTACCTTCAAAGTCAGTCATTCATTTGCTGACAGTGATATGTCATGCTAGCTTTGTCTGCTCagttattttaatgcttttagatcTTACAGCCGCCTTTGACCCAGTCGACCACAGTATTCTTATTTCTCGCTGCGAGCACTATGTTGGGCTCAAAGGCACACTTATAGAGTGGTTTAGATTGTACTCATCAGGTCAGTTTGAGAGGCTCAGCTTCTTCCTCTGCACCGCTCTAATGTGGAGTTCCACAAGGTTCTATTTTGGGGCCAATTTTCTTCTCCTTAATTGTGTTGTAAAAATCAGGTTTTTACCAACTACAGCTTCTTCCCGAGGTCAAACCCTTCCTATCTTTTACCAATTATGAGAGTTATATATGCTTTTTATAAAACCTGACTTATAATGCCCTTGTTGGTGTGAATTATGCTTCTCTTTCACATCTTCATTGGgcccaaaatgctgctgcttgcCTTCTCACTAGAAACCATACAATGGAGAGTATTTCTACTGTCCTGAGATCCCTTCACGGATTTTAAACGTTCAttaatttcctcattttttttttcaggcttcaAGAATAGCAATCTAGTACATCTGACAGTGATTTTCTCCATAAAGATGAGGTTCATACAGACTATGCACTGATCTACAGTACCAACCTTTGGCTCCTTTACCAAGAGTTTTGATATCTGCAGCTGATTTTCCCCAAGTCAGGATGTTCCCTTCAGAGTCTCCGGTCAGAACATCTCCGGTCaggctgaacacaaagcactggaTGAACTTGGGCTTCTTGTATTtctgaaaataataaacagtTTTTTGGAACTATTGTTAATAAAATGTAGAACAGAATGCCgtcattgtcattatacaggatgttgAATATTTGCTCTAAATTTTCAGTTCTTTTTGCCGatgtttcttcctcttttggCCTCTAAATAAGGAAGCTATCAACTTCATTTTCCAGTACTTCCTCATACCAGTGCAGTCAGGCAAGTTAAACAGGTTAAAGGATACTAAACGTTATTTCAGGATAAACAAGGCTTAAGCTCATCTTACTCCAAAGATGCCTTGCTTTTTGGTGAGCTGTCCTCCGCTTAACGTCCAGAAGTAGACGTGGGATTTTCCACAGGTGATGATGTTGGTGCTGTCGCGAGGGTTAAACTCCACAGCAAACACAGCCTCATTGGTactctgaacacacagcagcatAAACAGAGTTAGCACGACTGCAGTACAAAATGATCTGAGTGCATCAGTCGAGTCTCGACTCCTCGCTCCACGAGTCTCCTGTGTTTTCTAAAGCACGGGAATAAAACAGCGAGGATATGAAGAAAGTGCTGCTCCTCAGCCTTCTGGCAGTGACATTTCAAATaaacaataatgaaaaaagAATATTCCTCAGGTATCATTGCGTTCTTAACTGCATCATCACGCCACTTTAAATGTCCAAGCAGTGATACTGTGTTACTGTTCCTTTCATATCTTTCACCAGGTGTTCAAGATTTAACTGACATGTTTACTGATGCATGcaggaacataaaaatatgtaattcaAACCCCATCAGGAAATGAGTGTTATTATCCTAATAACTGTAAACTCACTCAGCTT
Encoded here:
- the eml3 gene encoding echinoderm microtubule-associated protein-like 3 isoform X3 — its product is MDSSTNSLDDASADSSAEFPDRASMMEVRLQAQEDEITLLKSSLADALRRIRIHDQVLQLLKQQLVAANPGAARLLSQACCPDCCTSSRKLSSSSATDGIRHPAMRVRRNSEKLGNPDKQRKRLDKKAASSANLLTRSPSLENRAKELIASAGSPGSRRGTYSQGQSIKMFIRGRPITMYIPSNIQNYEELKMEPPSERLELDWVYGYRGRDGRANLYFLPTGEAVYFIACVIVLYHINNRTQRHYRKHTDCVRCLTIHPDKVRVASGQTAGVDKDGKPLQPCVHIWDSTTLVTLQQIGLGTFQRGVGSVAFSFADSGSFLCVIDDSNDHMLSVWDCAKGTKYTEIKSTNEAVFAVEFNPRDSTNIITCGKSHVYFWTLSGGQLTKKQGIFGKYKKPKFIQCFVFSLTGDVLTGDSEGNILTWGKSAADIKTLGKGAKETFQIMRQTKAHEGSVFTLCTLHGGGLLSGGGKDRKIIRWSADLAPERECEIPEQFGAVRTIADMDEEELLVGTTRNAILRGTFSDGFVAIVQGHVDEMWGLATHPSQNIFLTCGHDRQVCLWNTETHKLDWCITLEEYGLCADFCPNGSVVSVGLSTGRWMVLDLLTREVVSESTDGNEQLSVMRYSPDGSFLAVGSHDNFIYIYHVTESGRRYSRCGKCNGHSSFITHLDWSKDGKYIMSNSGDYEILYWDIASGCKLLRNRFESKDREWASYTCVLGFHVMGVWLEGSDGTDINALCRSHSEKMVAVADDFCKVHLFQYPCPKLKAPSHKYEGHGSHVTNVCFTHSDSHLLSIGGKDTCILQWKVIGGVVGNSQERLASASSTSTSSPEPAAS
- the eml3 gene encoding echinoderm microtubule-associated protein-like 3 isoform X2, giving the protein MMEVRLQAQEDEITLLKSSLADALRRIRIHDQVLQLLKQQLVAANPGAARLLSQACCPDCCTSSRKLSSSSATDGIRHPAMSQLSDTNGQVGSSASVELQIRPATLDRSTQTESTLLDRDAEQDRVPLHRRVQSLSLEDALLEGEQPPEPEGIRAKLHRAPGMEEEEEELEEDEGGRRGEHEKDLTWVSSVEEPIQPTTIRGLQSEDFLDGSCSPEEPGSASFRSSDQNPSPRSGPLSPIHEGQKPLVRRNSEKLGNPDKQRKRLDKKAASSANLLTRSPSLENRAKELIASAGSPGSRRGTYSQGQSIKMFIRGRPITMYIPSNIQNYEELKMEPPSERLELDWVYGYRGRDGRANLYFLPTGEAVYFIACVIVLYHINNRTQRHYRKHTDCVRCLTIHPDKVRVASGQTAGVDKDGKPLQPCVHIWDSTTLVTLQQIGLGTFQRGVGSVAFSFADSGSFLCVIDDSNDHMLSVWDCAKGTKYTEIKSTNEAVFAVEFNPRDSTNIITCGKSHVYFWTLSGGQLTKKQGIFGKYKKPKFIQCFVFSLTGDVLTGDSEGNILTWGKSAADIKTLGKGAKETFQIMRQTKAHEGSVFTLCTLHGGGLLSGGGKDRKIIRWSADLAPERECEIPEQFGAVRTIADMDEEELLVGTTRNAILRGTFSDGFVAIVQGHVDEMWGLATHPSQNIFLTCGHDRQVCLWNTETHKLDWCITLEEYGLCADFCPNGSVVSVGLSTGRWMVLDLLTREVVSESTDGNEQLSVMRYSPDGSFLAVGSHDNFIYIYHVTESGRRYSRCGKCNGHSSFITHLDWSKDGKYIMSNSGDYEILYWDIASGCKLLRNRFESKDREWASYTCVLGFHVMGVWLEGSDGTDINALCRSHSEKMVAVADDFCKVHLFQYPCPKLKAPSHKYEGHGSHVTNVCFTHSDSHLLSIGGKDTCILQWKVIGGVVGNSQERLASASSTSTSSPEPAAS